In one window of Gymnogyps californianus isolate 813 chromosome 7, ASM1813914v2, whole genome shotgun sequence DNA:
- the MAP3K19 gene encoding mitogen-activated protein kinase kinase kinase 19 encodes MSDNQQNKRRSKEVCRNAAALQNPDKIMKEMHQSYKALGKNSQIARTSRPWPDQQVACFPSTNQLALPMRHHTLPFFLKKENVGRGFDFSFLLQASGPESNISKSFVDLDAFQIIKAQIQQRLNITMLKTRNKRSEFHLPPVTFQPVRTIHLAPLEDNIVIESTNIRNILNIMNSIPQPIKPVTKFYRYQLANLLKRHTEKSSDLIVATVSDKFTPVKDLYYFSMNNYYKYPSNKKEEIQSNLKWREADVATNTEKNDQMKYQFSVACKNVDLMTQASFYDDSHPYLSSTNALINCGIFTAQATFTMSSNRDASRAANKERRAENCSRTGLEEGNAAEMILDYRPHEDAEGENFVLDNHDLDSSCKNEVIEAYHALEDNSVAAVIPRVEVQDPSGKQTENNVCLSEFEMEKEAMSEATSKDESELVPVVHVTFSEQEPAREPHIAKPATKKRVIRSLPPHVTQSFNILARKENDKSKIKMNRNKYSSKSKISSKIKISEDLIVSDAISTKCNAKSQIFPSLELPHIESETSLKRQKKKPQADKDNFAQSAQKLKKQSFSCSCKSSVILKKPVTPLSLPHAQSASDFVDLKYSDMFKKINSNDKGPGIYEMFGTPVYSHMRELEQHENRFCRDVCSAPSGRCTASTCRSTCSKGRESSRVRNTQKRTYSKPKKTIPGTKQKQKGLITKDGSTELSDSNTEQDNVITSDADFQINTSRSMTLFHEDTNHQLTFLEELSQSTKQNKFFSNSNLSTIKEVSLEQSLDSQDISSHQRAATCSQNLLQFSDKDYRECVALSSSLLTTDQNICVPQCRVDMDGCKGLESDQASFKSISKCEALPFSDRLECQSPTKKLNHSWAHTPQNSGLANELTQPSMIQTKNVTSPSFQTSQNILSWADNKDVTDELLCCLAEELLMLEEKDINSSRTKNTSSKMQNTHTKEEENMMNGDGAIVNSALEKSYSKAFLASNEESDLLNFEESTKLPGSSSTNKDPIMWTRGEVLGKGAYGTVYCGLTSQGQLIAVKQVVLDTSDQLTTEKEYQKFHEEVDLLKTLKHVNIVTYLGTCLEDNILSIFMEFVPGGSISSIINRFGPLPEIVLCKYTKQILQGVAYLHDNCVVHRDIKGNNVMLMPNGIVKLIDFGCARRLAWVSLSGTQSEMLKSVHGTPYWMAPEVINESGYGRKSDIWSVGCTVFEMATGKPPLASMDRIAAMFYIGAHRGLMPSLPDRFSGTAMDFVHACLTRDQHERPSALQLLDHPFMKGRQ; translated from the exons ATGTCTGACAACCAACAAAATAAGAGGAGAAGCAAAGAAG TTTGTAGAAATGCGGCTGCTCTTCAGAATCCAGATAAgataatgaaagaaatgcatCAGTCATACAAAGCACTAGGAAAAAACAG CCAAATAGCACGAACATCCAGACCGTGGCCAGATCAACAAGTGGCATGTTTTCCAAGTACAAATCAGTTAGCATTACCGATGAGACATCACACTTTACctttcttcctgaagaaagaGAACGTAGGGCGTGGCTTTGACTTCAGCTTTCTGCTACAGGCCTCAGGCCCAGAATctaacatttcaaaatcatttgTGGATTTAGATGCTTTTCAGATaataaaagcacaaatacaaCAAA ggtTAAATATAACAATGCTAAAAACCAGGAACAAGAGATCTGAG TTTCATTTGCCACCAGTGACATTTCAGCCTGTAAGAACAATTCATCTTGCTCCTCTAGAGGATAATATTGTCATTGAAAGCACCaacatcagaaatattttgaatattatGAACTCTATTCCTCAGCCTATAAAACCAGTTACTAAGTTTTATCGTTATCAGTTAGCCAATCTATTAAAAAGGCACACTGAGAAGTCATCAGACCTGATTGTGGCTACTGTTTCTGATAAGTTCACTCCAGTGAAAGACCTGTACTACTTCAGCATGAATAACTATTATAAGTACCCTAGcaacaagaaagaagaaattcaaagcaatttaaaatggaGGGAAGCTGATGTAGCTACCAATACTGAAAAGAATGACCAGATGAAGTACCAGTTTTCAGTGGCCTGTAAGAACGTAGATCTTATGACCCAAGCCAGTTTCTATGATGATAGTCATCCCTACTTGAGCTCCACTAATGCTCTGATAAACTGTGGAATATTTACAGCTCAGGCAACATTTACAATGTCAAGCAACAGAGATGCCTCGAGAGCTGCCAAtaaggaaagaagagcagagaatTGCTCTAGAACTGGTCTAGAAGAAGGAAATGCTGCAGAGATGATACTGGATTATAGACCACATGAAGATGCTGAGGGTGAGAACTTTGTGCTTGACAATCATGATTTAGATTCTTCCTGTAAAAATGAAGTGATAGAGGCCTACCATGCCTTAGAAGATAATTCTGTAGCTGCAGTAATTCCCAGAGTAGAAGTGCAAGATCCTTCtggaaaacagacagaaaataatgtttgtCTCTCtgaatttgaaatggaaaaagaagcaatGTCAGAAGCAACTTCAAAAGACGAAAGTGAGCTTGTACCTGTTGTTCATGTTACATTCTCTGAACAAGAACCAGCTAGGGAACCACACATTGCTAAACCTGCCACAAAAAAGAGGGTCATTCGTAGCCTGCCTCCTCATGTTACTCAGAGCTTCAACATTCTTGCTCgcaaagaaaatgacaaaagtaaaataaagatgaatagaaataaatattcatcaAAATCTAAAATTAGTAGCAAGATAAAGATATCTGAAGACTTAATTGTTTCTGATGCGATTTCCACAAAATGTAATGCCAAGAGTCAGATCTTTCCGTCTTTGGAACTGCCGCACATAGAATCTGAGACTTCCCTGAAGcgccagaaaaaaaaacctcaagcagACAAAGACAATTTTGCTCAGAGTGCTcagaaacttaaaaagcaaagtttctcCTGCAGTTGCAAAAGTTCAGTTATCTTAAAGAAACCTGTTACTCCACTTTCTCTACCACATGCACAGTCTGCTTCAGACTTTGTAGATCTGAAATACAGTGACAtgttcaagaaaataaattcaaatgaCAAAGGCCCAGGTATTTATGAAATGTTTGGAACTCCTGTCTATTCCCACATGCGCGAGCTTGAACAACATGAGAACAGATTTTGCAGAGATGTTTGTTCAGCTCCATCTGGGAGATGCACTGCTAGCACCTGCAGATCTACCTGCAGtaaagggagagagagcagcCGAgtaagaaatactcaaaaaagaacATATTCTAAGCCAAAAAAGACCATACCTGGCactaaacaaaagcagaaaggtttAATTACAAAGGACGGAAGTACTGAGTTGAGTGACAGCAACACAGAGCAAGATAATGTAATAACTTCTGATGcagattttcaaataaacaCTTCAAGAAGCATGACATTGTTTCATGAAGACACAAATCATCAGCTTACGTTTTTAGAAGAGCTTTCACAATCaactaagcaaaataaatttttttcaaattcaaactTATCAACTATTAAAGAAGTTTCTTTGGAGCAGTCTTTAGACAGTCAGGATATATCCAGCCATCAGAGAGCTGCTACCTGTAGCCAGAATCTTCTTCAGTTCAGTGATAAAGACTACAGAGAATGTGTTGCTCTAAGTAGCAGTCTGCTAACAACAGACCAGAACATTTGTGTGCCCCAGTGCAGGGTGGATATGGATGGCTGCAAAGGCCTGGAATCAGACCAGGCCTCCTTCAAGTCTATAAGTAAATGTGAAGCATTGCCCTTTTCAGATAGACTGGAGTGTCAATCCcctacaaaaaaattaaatcacagtTGGGCACACACACCTCAGAACAGTGGTTTGGCAAATGAATTGACTCAGCCTTCAATGATTCAGACAAAAAATGTCACAAGCCCCAGTTTCCAGACaagtcaaaacattttgtccTGGGCAGATAATAAGGATGTGACTGATGAGTTGCTTTGTTGTCTGGCTGAAGAATTGCTAATGCTTGAAGAAAAAGACATCAACTcttcaagaacaaaaaatacaagttctaaaatgcaaaatacacatactaaagaagaagaaaatatgatgaatGGAGATGGAGCAATAGTAAATAGTGCTCTAGAGAAG AGTTACAGTAAAGCCTTTTTGGCATCAAATGAAGAAAGTGACCTGCTAAACTTTGAGGAGTCTACTAAATTACCAGGAAGCAGTTCAACTAACAAAGATCCTATCATGTGGACAAGAGGTGAAGTCCTTGGAAAGGGAGCCTATGGCACG GTATACTGCGGTCTGACAAGCCAGGGACAATTAATAGCTGTAAAACAGGTTGTTTTGGATACATCAGATCAACTCACTACAGAAAAGGAGTATCAGAAGTTTCATGAGGAAGTTGATCTTTTGAAGACATTGAAGCACGTCAATATTGTAACTTATTTAGGAACTTGTCTGGAAGACaacattttaagcattttcatGGAGTTTGTTCCTGGTGGCTCGATTTCTAGTATTATTAATCGTTTTGGTCCATTGCCAGAAATTGTCCTTTgtaaatatacaaaacaaattctACAAGGGGTTGCATATTTACATGACAATTGTGTGGTACATAGAGATATCAAAGGCAATAATGTTATGCTCATGCCAAATGGTATAGTAAAGCTAATTGACTTTGGCTGTGCCAGGCGTTTAGCTTGGGTAAGCCTCAGTGGCACACAGAGTGAGATGCTCAAGTCTGTGCATGGGACTCCATACTGGATGGCACCAGAAGTTATAAATGAATCTGGATATGGAAGAAAATCAGACATTTGGAGTGTTGGCTGCACCGTGTTTGAGATGGCAACAGGAAAACCGCCACTGGCTTCCATGGATAGGATAGCAGCCATGTTCTATATTGGGGCCCACAGAGGACTGATGCCTTCCCTACCTGATCGATTCTCCGGCACTGCAATGGATTTTGTGCATGCATGCTTAACCAG